One part of the Candidatus Polarisedimenticolaceae bacterium genome encodes these proteins:
- a CDS encoding DciA family protein produces the protein MRRGEFVRLGEVGASAIGLPERLARELELARAWRRVAGEAVARRLVPEGIRRGVLELRVEDPRWLPTARALAPKLAFRMSREAPGLGVKRLRLLAGERREEAPLDDPDPPSR, from the coding sequence ATGCGGCGCGGCGAGTTCGTCCGGCTCGGCGAGGTGGGCGCGTCGGCCATCGGCCTGCCCGAGCGGCTCGCCCGGGAGCTCGAGCTCGCGCGCGCCTGGCGGCGCGTGGCGGGGGAGGCCGTCGCCCGTCGGCTCGTTCCCGAGGGGATCCGTCGCGGCGTCCTCGAGCTGCGCGTGGAGGATCCGCGCTGGCTTCCCACGGCCCGCGCGCTCGCGCCCAAGCTCGCCTTCCGGATGTCGCGCGAAGCGCCCGGCCTCGGCGTGAAGCGTCTGCGGCTGCTCGCGGGGGAGCGGCGCGAAGAGGCCCCGCTCGACGATCCGGACCCCCCTTCGCGTTGA
- the ruvX gene encoding Holliday junction resolvase RuvX, which translates to MTVPAGRRLALDLGDRRIGLALSDPTGVLASPHGLIERRSWRRDVEAVAAIVREHEVVEVVVGWPRTLSGDVGERAQLAEEFAQRLRTRLGVPVVLWDERLTTVEAQRTLIAGGVRRERRRQVVDAMAASLILQGYLEAQRSSST; encoded by the coding sequence TTGACGGTTCCGGCGGGCCGCCGTCTGGCGCTCGACCTTGGGGACCGGCGCATCGGTCTCGCCCTCTCGGATCCGACCGGGGTGCTCGCGTCGCCGCACGGACTGATCGAGCGACGCAGCTGGCGTCGCGACGTCGAGGCCGTCGCGGCGATCGTGCGGGAGCACGAGGTCGTCGAGGTCGTGGTCGGCTGGCCGCGCACGTTGTCGGGCGACGTCGGAGAGCGGGCGCAGCTCGCCGAGGAGTTCGCGCAGCGCCTGCGGACGCGGCTCGGGGTCCCGGTCGTGTTGTGGGACGAGCGCCTGACGACCGTCGAAGCGCAGCGGACGTTGATCGCGGGGGGGGTGCGGCGGGAACGGCGCCGGCAGGTCGTCGACGCGATGGCCGCGTCGCTCATCCTGCAGGGGTACCTCGAGGCTCAGCGATCGTCCTCGACGTAG
- a CDS encoding Maf family protein — MRATYVLASASPRRVALLRALGLDPEVVPSGVDETLLPGEGPAAHVGRLAAAKGRAIASRVRGRIPPAIVVSADTAVVLEGRILGKPADDAQALEMLRALSGRVHEVLTALRVERTDDGRSALRVAVSRVRFRAVPESLLRWYVSTGEPRDKAGAYGLQGFGVLLTDGIEGSWSNVVGLPLEALPELLAEIGVDLFATIPVP; from the coding sequence ATGCGCGCGACGTACGTGCTCGCCTCCGCCTCGCCCCGCCGCGTCGCGCTGCTGCGCGCGCTCGGCCTCGACCCGGAGGTCGTGCCGTCGGGCGTGGACGAAACCCTCCTTCCCGGGGAAGGGCCCGCGGCCCACGTCGGCCGCCTGGCGGCGGCGAAGGGGCGCGCGATCGCCTCGCGGGTCCGGGGTCGGATCCCCCCCGCGATCGTCGTATCCGCCGACACGGCGGTGGTCCTGGAGGGGCGGATCCTCGGCAAGCCCGCGGACGACGCGCAGGCGCTCGAGATGCTCCGCGCGCTGTCGGGGCGCGTGCACGAGGTCCTGACGGCCCTGCGCGTCGAGCGGACCGACGACGGGCGCTCGGCGCTGCGCGTGGCGGTCTCGCGCGTGCGCTTCCGCGCCGTCCCCGAGTCCCTCCTCCGCTGGTACGTGTCGACCGGGGAGCCGCGCGACAAGGCGGGAGCCTACGGACTGCAGGGGTTCGGCGTGTTGCTCACCGACGGGATCGAGGGATCCTGGTCCAACGTGGTCGGCCTTCCGCTGGAGGCGCTCCCCGAGCTCCTCGCGGAGATCGGCGTCGACCTGTTTGCTACCATCCCCGTCCCTTGA
- the gcvP gene encoding aminomethyl-transferring glycine dehydrogenase codes for MSENAFAHPDRFVSRHLGPREGDVTSMLREIGASSVEDLVGRTVPASIRLGRALDLPPARSEREAMDDLAELASRNDVFRSYIGLGYHGTVTPPVIRRNVLENPGWYTQYTPYQAEISQGRLEAMLNFQTLVLDLTGLAVANASMLDEGTAAAEAMTLCHRVLDKQADGRVFFVADSCHPQTIEVVRERAVPLAIDVVVGDPAAWDFSRPTFAVLVPYPTTDGAIVDWEPFASSAHAAGAMVVVVADLLALTVLREPAAFGADVCCGSAQRFGVPMGFGGPHAAFLAAKDAFKRQMPGRIVGVSKDSSGRPAYRLALQTREQHIRRDKATSNICTAQVLLAVMASMYAVWHGPEGLRAIAQNVHGAASALAAALEKLGHRIRHRAFFDTLRVAPQGRTQIQILKAAAAKRINLRAYDDGDLGIALDETVGASDLADLVEIFGGRDAGIAPARAEIADAFRRRSGYLEHPVFHRHRSETEMLRYLKRLENRDLSLTASMIPLGSCTMKLNAAAEMFPISYPGFAQLHPFAPKDQTEGYRELFRRLEGQLAEITGFHAVSLQPNAGAQGEYAGLLVIRAYHHARGERDRDVCLIPVSAHGTNPASAAMAGFRVVAVACDAQGNVDVADLKAKLAQHGARIAALMVTYPSTHGVFEESIREICSAVHGAGGQVYLDGANLNALVGLARPADFGADVCHINLHKTFCIPHGGGGPGMGPICVAEHLAPFLPGHPLATTGGATAIGPVSAAPWGSASILPISYAYIAMMGAEGLRKASEIAILNANYVAKRLAGHYGTLYAGREGFVAHECILDLRPLKATAGIEPDDVAKRLMDYGFHAPTMSWPVAGTLMVEPTESESKEELDRFVEAMIAIREEIREIEEGRADRAVNLLKMAPHTAEVATADAWDRPYSRARAAFPVATVRQHKFWPAVGRVDNSYGDRNLVCACPPVEAFAEV; via the coding sequence ATGTCCGAAAACGCGTTCGCGCACCCCGATCGGTTCGTCAGCCGGCACCTCGGCCCGCGCGAGGGCGACGTCACCTCGATGCTCCGGGAGATCGGAGCGTCCTCCGTCGAGGATCTGGTCGGACGCACGGTTCCCGCCTCGATCCGCCTCGGCCGGGCCCTCGACCTTCCGCCGGCGCGCTCGGAGCGCGAGGCGATGGACGACCTCGCGGAGCTGGCGTCGCGCAACGACGTCTTCCGCTCGTACATCGGCCTCGGGTACCACGGCACGGTCACGCCGCCGGTGATCCGTCGCAACGTCCTCGAGAACCCCGGCTGGTACACGCAGTACACCCCGTACCAGGCGGAGATCTCGCAGGGACGCCTCGAGGCGATGCTGAACTTCCAGACGCTCGTCCTCGACCTCACCGGGCTCGCCGTCGCCAACGCGTCGATGCTCGACGAGGGGACCGCGGCCGCCGAGGCGATGACGCTCTGCCACCGCGTCCTCGACAAGCAGGCCGACGGGAGGGTCTTCTTCGTCGCCGACTCCTGCCACCCGCAGACGATCGAAGTGGTGCGCGAGCGCGCGGTCCCCCTCGCGATCGACGTCGTCGTCGGGGACCCCGCGGCGTGGGATTTCTCGAGGCCGACCTTCGCGGTCCTCGTCCCCTACCCGACGACCGACGGCGCGATCGTCGACTGGGAGCCGTTCGCCTCGAGCGCGCACGCCGCGGGAGCCATGGTCGTCGTCGTCGCCGACCTGCTCGCCCTCACCGTCCTCCGGGAGCCGGCCGCGTTCGGCGCCGACGTCTGCTGCGGAAGCGCGCAGCGCTTCGGCGTGCCGATGGGGTTCGGCGGCCCGCACGCGGCCTTCCTCGCCGCGAAGGACGCGTTCAAGCGCCAGATGCCCGGCCGCATCGTCGGCGTGTCCAAGGACTCGTCCGGCCGGCCGGCCTACCGCCTCGCCCTGCAGACCCGCGAGCAGCACATCCGTCGCGACAAGGCGACGAGCAACATCTGCACGGCGCAGGTCCTCCTCGCGGTGATGGCCTCGATGTACGCCGTGTGGCACGGCCCGGAGGGGCTGCGCGCCATCGCGCAGAACGTGCACGGCGCCGCTTCGGCCCTGGCGGCCGCCCTCGAGAAGCTCGGCCACCGGATCCGGCACCGCGCCTTCTTCGACACGCTGCGCGTCGCTCCGCAGGGGCGGACGCAGATCCAGATCCTCAAGGCCGCGGCGGCGAAGCGGATCAACCTCCGCGCCTACGACGACGGCGACCTCGGGATCGCCCTCGACGAGACGGTCGGGGCCTCCGACCTCGCGGACCTGGTCGAGATCTTCGGCGGCCGGGACGCCGGCATCGCCCCCGCCCGCGCCGAGATCGCCGACGCCTTCCGCCGAAGGTCCGGCTACCTCGAGCACCCCGTCTTCCACCGCCATCGCTCCGAGACGGAGATGCTGCGCTACCTCAAGCGCCTCGAGAACCGCGATCTGTCCCTGACCGCGTCGATGATCCCCCTCGGCTCGTGCACGATGAAGCTCAACGCCGCCGCCGAGATGTTCCCGATCTCCTATCCGGGGTTCGCGCAGCTCCACCCGTTCGCGCCGAAGGACCAGACCGAAGGGTACCGCGAGCTCTTTCGACGCCTCGAGGGGCAGCTCGCGGAGATCACCGGGTTCCACGCGGTGTCGCTCCAGCCCAACGCCGGCGCGCAGGGGGAATACGCGGGGCTGCTCGTGATCCGCGCCTATCACCACGCGCGCGGGGAGCGCGACCGCGACGTCTGCCTGATCCCCGTCTCCGCCCACGGGACGAACCCCGCGAGCGCGGCGATGGCCGGATTCCGGGTGGTCGCCGTGGCGTGCGACGCGCAGGGGAACGTCGACGTGGCCGACCTGAAGGCCAAGCTCGCCCAGCACGGGGCGAGGATCGCGGCGCTGATGGTCACCTACCCCTCGACGCACGGCGTCTTCGAGGAGTCGATCCGCGAGATCTGTTCGGCGGTACACGGCGCGGGCGGCCAGGTCTACCTCGACGGCGCGAACCTCAACGCCCTCGTCGGACTCGCGCGCCCGGCCGACTTCGGCGCCGATGTGTGCCACATCAACCTGCACAAGACCTTCTGCATCCCGCACGGGGGCGGCGGACCCGGCATGGGCCCGATCTGCGTGGCGGAGCACCTCGCGCCGTTCCTGCCGGGTCACCCGCTCGCGACGACGGGGGGTGCGACGGCGATCGGTCCGGTCTCGGCGGCGCCGTGGGGGAGCGCGTCGATCCTCCCGATCAGCTACGCCTACATCGCGATGATGGGCGCCGAGGGGCTGCGCAAGGCGAGCGAGATCGCGATCCTCAACGCCAACTACGTCGCCAAGCGGCTCGCGGGACACTACGGGACGCTCTACGCGGGACGCGAGGGGTTCGTCGCCCACGAGTGCATCCTGGATCTGCGTCCGCTCAAGGCCACGGCCGGGATCGAGCCCGACGACGTGGCCAAACGCCTGATGGACTACGGCTTCCACGCCCCGACGATGTCGTGGCCGGTCGCCGGCACCCTCATGGTGGAACCGACGGAGAGCGAGTCAAAGGAAGAGCTCGACCGGTTCGTCGAGGCGATGATCGCGATTCGCGAGGAGATCCGGGAGATCGAGGAGGGTCGTGCCGACCGCGCGGTCAACCTGCTCAAGATGGCGCCGCACACCGCCGAGGTCGCCACGGCGGACGCCTGGGACCGGCCGTATTCCCGTGCCCGGGCCGCCTTCCCGGTGGCGACGGTGCGCCAGCACAAGTTCTGGCCCGCCGTCGGCCGCGTGGACAACAGCTACGGCGACCGGAACCTGGTCTGCGCGTGCCCGCCCGTCGAGGCGTTCGCGGAGGTCTGA
- a CDS encoding ester cyclase: protein MRSATLSAFAGTLLVLAAPFAGDEGAGAGRGRAETAAMEQAVRRYVAEVRNDGRMLTVDALFSDEVLANGQRRDRAAFKRSIEGERASFDVKATVDDVKVSGDTVVVRITEVGTHVGAWMGLPATKRPVRASAVELFTFRAGKIAEHWRYVDRVATLVQIGAAPKLLDAPVQTSANASTGGHAQTRFRSP, encoded by the coding sequence ATGCGTTCCGCAACGTTGTCCGCATTCGCAGGGACGCTCCTCGTGCTCGCGGCCCCCTTCGCCGGAGACGAGGGCGCCGGCGCCGGCCGGGGGCGGGCCGAGACGGCGGCGATGGAACAGGCGGTCCGGCGCTACGTCGCCGAGGTGAGAAACGACGGCCGGATGCTCACCGTCGACGCGCTGTTCTCCGACGAGGTGCTCGCCAACGGCCAGCGCCGGGACCGGGCGGCCTTCAAGCGCTCGATCGAAGGGGAGCGCGCGTCGTTCGACGTGAAGGCGACCGTGGACGACGTCAAGGTCTCGGGCGACACCGTCGTCGTGCGCATCACCGAGGTCGGCACGCACGTGGGCGCATGGATGGGGCTGCCCGCGACCAAGCGCCCGGTCCGGGCGAGCGCGGTCGAGCTGTTCACCTTCCGTGCGGGGAAGATCGCCGAGCACTGGCGGTACGTCGACCGCGTCGCGACGCTCGTCCAGATCGGTGCGGCGCCCAAGCTCCTCGACGCGCCGGTTCAGACCTCCGCGAACGCCTCGACGGGCGGGCACGCGCAGACCAGGTTCCGGTCGCCGTAG
- the gcvH gene encoding glycine cleavage system protein GcvH, with the protein MYPTNLRYTKDHEWILVEGGTGTVGITDFAQSQLGDIVYVELPAVGRTIVQHEVVGTIESVKAVSEIYSPVSGEVVEVNAGLNDAPDVVNKDPHGAAWLFKVRLANAGELSGLLDAAAYGELAK; encoded by the coding sequence ATGTACCCGACGAACCTGCGTTACACCAAGGACCACGAGTGGATCCTCGTCGAAGGCGGGACCGGCACCGTCGGGATCACCGATTTCGCGCAGTCCCAGCTGGGCGACATCGTCTACGTCGAGCTCCCCGCGGTCGGCCGCACGATCGTCCAGCACGAGGTCGTCGGGACGATCGAGTCCGTGAAGGCGGTCTCGGAGATCTACTCGCCGGTCTCGGGGGAGGTGGTCGAGGTCAACGCCGGCCTCAACGACGCCCCGGACGTCGTCAACAAGGATCCGCACGGCGCCGCGTGGCTGTTCAAGGTGCGGCTCGCGAATGCGGGGGAGCTCTCGGGGCTGCTGGACGCCGCGGCCTACGGGGAGCTCGCGAAGTAA
- the gcvT gene encoding glycine cleavage system aminomethyltransferase GcvT, with protein sequence MQTGDAPVRKTPLHAAHVAAGGRMVPFAGWELPVQYSGTLDEHLAVRTRAGLFDVSHMGEVRVKGPEALAYLQFVTCNDVSKLVPGRIQYTGLTTPEGTFVDDLLVYKLGEQEYFLVVNAGNTPKDVDWLHYHAKGFQVDVRDESSQWAQLAIQGPKAVEILQPLVRVDLAPLKYYGFLQADVDGVPSIVSRTGYTGEDGFEVYAPADAGPRLWDAIMSRGKEHGLLPCGLGARDTLRLEAKMALYGNDIDDTTTVLEADLGWICRLDKGDFLGRDVLVRQKAEGLKRKLVGFETEGRGAIARRGFRALRDGEPVGVVTSGTFAPYLKKNIGLAYLPAGMWEAGTRFEVEIRNRLESAVVVPTPFYRRAR encoded by the coding sequence GTGCAAACCGGCGACGCGCCCGTCAGGAAGACCCCGCTCCACGCCGCGCACGTCGCCGCGGGCGGACGCATGGTCCCCTTCGCCGGCTGGGAGTTGCCGGTCCAGTACAGCGGCACCCTCGACGAACACCTCGCGGTACGCACGCGCGCGGGGCTGTTCGACGTCAGCCACATGGGCGAGGTGCGGGTCAAGGGACCCGAGGCTCTGGCCTACCTGCAGTTCGTCACGTGCAACGACGTCTCGAAGCTCGTTCCGGGGCGCATCCAGTACACCGGGCTGACGACCCCGGAAGGGACGTTCGTCGACGACCTCCTCGTCTACAAGCTGGGCGAGCAGGAGTATTTCCTGGTGGTGAACGCGGGGAACACCCCGAAGGACGTGGACTGGCTCCACTACCACGCCAAGGGTTTCCAGGTCGACGTGCGCGACGAGTCTTCGCAATGGGCGCAGCTCGCGATCCAGGGGCCGAAGGCGGTCGAGATCCTCCAGCCGCTCGTCCGCGTCGATCTCGCCCCGCTCAAGTACTACGGCTTCCTGCAGGCCGATGTGGACGGCGTGCCCTCGATCGTCTCGCGCACGGGGTACACGGGCGAGGACGGCTTCGAGGTGTACGCCCCCGCGGACGCGGGCCCCCGCCTCTGGGACGCCATCATGTCGCGCGGGAAGGAGCACGGGCTGCTCCCCTGCGGCCTCGGCGCCCGCGACACCCTCCGCCTCGAGGCGAAGATGGCCCTCTACGGGAACGACATCGACGACACGACCACGGTCCTCGAGGCCGACCTCGGCTGGATCTGCAGGCTCGACAAGGGCGATTTCCTCGGACGCGACGTGCTCGTCCGGCAGAAGGCCGAAGGGCTGAAACGCAAGCTCGTCGGGTTCGAGACCGAAGGACGGGGCGCCATCGCGCGCCGGGGCTTCCGGGCCCTTCGGGACGGCGAGCCGGTCGGCGTCGTCACCAGCGGGACCTTCGCGCCGTACCTGAAGAAGAACATCGGCCTCGCGTACCTCCCCGCAGGGATGTGGGAAGCCGGCACGCGATTCGAGGTCGAGATCCGCAACCGCCTCGAGAGCGCCGTCGTCGTCCCGACGCCGTTCTACAGGCGGGCGCGCTGA
- a CDS encoding uroporphyrinogen-III synthase: MSGIPRRVLVTRAPGAWPSLEAKGWTFRAPASTLPPLDPSTLARAIADLRSFAWVVLTSATGARRLAEALRAAGREPAALAAKVACVGPATARAAEGEGWRVAVLAAEGTGASLAGEIVARAGAGERVLVVRPESGSAFPVSVLEDAGLAVVAAAAYRTAPSELAPAIALELAHGVYEAVVFTAPSALQALLETAGTGDALAAVKRVAIGSTTAGALERAGLPAHAVAVEPTPEAVEQALESLW, encoded by the coding sequence GTGAGCGGCATTCCCCGTCGCGTCCTCGTGACGCGCGCCCCCGGCGCGTGGCCGTCCCTCGAAGCGAAGGGCTGGACGTTCCGCGCCCCCGCGTCGACCCTGCCGCCGCTCGACCCCTCGACGCTCGCCCGCGCGATCGCCGACCTGCGCTCGTTCGCCTGGGTCGTGCTCACGAGCGCGACGGGCGCGCGGCGCCTGGCCGAGGCGCTTCGCGCGGCCGGGCGCGAGCCGGCGGCGCTCGCGGCCAAGGTCGCCTGCGTCGGCCCGGCGACGGCGCGGGCGGCGGAGGGGGAGGGCTGGCGCGTCGCGGTCCTCGCGGCCGAGGGAACGGGAGCCTCCCTCGCGGGCGAGATCGTCGCGCGCGCGGGTGCCGGGGAGCGGGTGCTCGTCGTCCGTCCGGAGAGCGGATCGGCGTTCCCCGTCTCCGTCCTCGAGGACGCGGGCCTCGCCGTCGTTGCCGCGGCCGCGTACCGCACGGCGCCCTCCGAGCTCGCGCCCGCGATCGCGCTCGAGCTCGCGCACGGCGTGTACGAGGCGGTCGTCTTCACGGCGCCGTCGGCGCTCCAGGCCCTCCTCGAGACGGCGGGGACGGGGGACGCGCTCGCCGCGGTGAAACGCGTGGCGATCGGCTCGACGACCGCCGGCGCCCTCGAGCGCGCCGGGCTTCCCGCGCACGCCGTCGCCGTCGAGCCCACGCCGGAGGCGGTCGAGCAGGCCCTCGAATCGCTGTGGTAG
- the hemC gene encoding hydroxymethylbilane synthase, whose product MSVVPSHLRLGTRGSPLALWQSRHVAALLEAAHPGLRVELIVIRTEGDASQKSDVPLTQGDGKGIFVREIEDAMLESRIDLAVHSLKDLPTEQPRGLVVTATLERADPRDGLLAPGGLDLEQLAVGTVVATGSPRRRAQILHVRPDLRMTLVRGNVDTRVRKLKEGQFGAMVLAMAGVTRLGIDAMPIRAIPFEVSLPAPGQGAIAIETREDDAATRAAIAPLDHPATFAAVRAERGFLAGLGGGCLAPAAALGRIENGRMILDGMVGDPDGRRRLRDHVEGDPDTPEALGIALAKRILERGGDAILRDARATLQG is encoded by the coding sequence GTGAGCGTCGTCCCGTCGCACCTCAGGCTCGGCACGCGGGGAAGCCCGCTGGCGCTCTGGCAGTCCCGTCACGTCGCCGCGCTGCTCGAGGCGGCGCACCCGGGACTGCGCGTCGAGCTGATCGTCATCAGGACCGAAGGGGACGCCTCCCAGAAGTCGGACGTCCCGCTCACGCAGGGGGACGGCAAGGGGATCTTCGTCCGCGAGATCGAGGACGCGATGCTGGAGAGTCGCATCGACCTCGCGGTGCACTCCCTCAAGGACCTGCCCACCGAACAGCCGCGAGGGCTCGTCGTCACCGCGACCCTCGAGCGCGCCGACCCCCGGGACGGACTGCTCGCCCCGGGGGGGCTCGACCTCGAGCAGCTCGCGGTGGGGACGGTCGTGGCGACGGGGAGCCCCCGCCGTCGCGCGCAGATCCTCCACGTCCGCCCCGACCTTCGCATGACGCTCGTGCGGGGCAACGTCGACACCCGCGTGCGCAAGCTCAAGGAAGGGCAATTCGGCGCGATGGTCCTCGCGATGGCCGGGGTCACCCGCCTGGGGATCGACGCGATGCCGATCCGCGCGATCCCCTTCGAGGTCTCCCTTCCGGCCCCGGGCCAGGGAGCGATCGCCATCGAGACGCGCGAGGACGACGCCGCGACGCGCGCGGCGATCGCGCCGCTCGACCACCCGGCGACCTTCGCGGCGGTGCGCGCGGAGCGGGGCTTCCTCGCAGGCCTGGGCGGCGGCTGTCTCGCCCCCGCCGCCGCCCTCGGACGGATCGAGAACGGGCGGATGATCCTCGACGGCATGGTGGGGGACCCGGACGGACGCCGGCGCCTGCGCGATCACGTCGAAGGGGACCCCGACACTCCCGAGGCGCTCGGCATCGCCCTGGCGAAGCGGATCCTCGAGCGCGGCGGCGACGCGATCCTCCGGGACGCGCGCGCCACGCTGCAGGGGTGA